From Gemmatimonadota bacterium:
GGCGAGACGGGAGCGCGAGATGGACAGCGTGCGCGCCGCCTGGCTCTTGTTGCCCCCGCACCGCTGCAGCACGTCGGCCACGTGGGCGGCGATCACCGCATCCAGCGTGTCGGAGTCGGGTCCGTCGGACCGGCTGCCTCGCGTGGAGACCTGGATGCCCAGCGAGATGTGCTCTTCGGCGATCGCATGCCCGCGCGCCAGCACGATCGCGCGCGTCAGGACGTTCTCCAGCTCGCGCACGTTCCCGGGCCAGGTGTGCCCACGCAGACGCCGCATGGCGGGCTCCGAGATGAAGCGCGTGTCGGATCCCATGTCGCGCGCGATCTTGGCCAGCAGCGCCTGGGCCAGGAGCGCGATGTCGTCCGGGCGCTCCCGCAGCGGCGGCACCTCGATCTCCACCACCTTGAGGCGGAAATAGAGGTCTTCGCGGAAGCCTCCTTCCTCCACCAGCTTCTCGATGGGCTGGTGCGTGGCGGCCACCACCCGGGCCTCGGTGAACCGGGGCTCCTCTCCCCCCACCGGATAGAACTGCCGCTCCTGCAGCACCCGGAGCAGCTTGGTCTGGAAGTCCGGCGAGGTGTCGCCGATCTCGTCCAGGAAGATCGTCCCCGCCCCGGCCAGCTCGAAGTAGCCCCGCTTGGACGACACCGCTCCGGTGAAGGAGCCCTTCACGTGGCCGAACAGCTCCGACTCGAGCAGCGTGTCGGAGAGCGCGGTGCAGTTCACGGCGATGAAGGGCTCGCGCGAAGCGGAGGAGTTCTGGTGGATCGCGCGCGCGATCATCTCCTTGCCGGTCCCGGTCTCGCCGCGGATGAGGACCGTGGCCCGGTTGCGGGCCAGCACGCCGATCGTCTTGAAGATGTCGATCATGCGCGGGTCGCGACCCACGACCGTGTTCTCGCCGAAGGACGGAGGCGGGATCTCGGGCTGCTGACGGCGGGCCGCCCGGTTCAGGCGCTGCGCCTCCAGGCAGCGGTCCACCAGGGACTCCACCTCCCCGAGGTCGACCGGCTTGACCAGGTAGTCGAAGGCGCCCGCCTTCATGGCCAGCACGGCCGAGCTCATGTCCTCGTGACCCGTGGCCACGATCACGTCCACGTCCTCCATGTCGGACTTGACGCGCTCCAGGAGCTGGAGCCCGTTCATGCCCGGCATGTGGAGGTCCGTGATGACGACGGCGGGATCGAATTCCTTGATGCGGGAGAGGGCTTCTTCGGCGCTGCCGGCGATGCCCACGTGATGGCCCACGTGCTCGAGCTTGGCCTTGAGCACGCCGAGGGCATCCGTGTTGTCGTCGACCAGGAAGATGCGTGACGGCATCGGCACGTCCGGTCTTTCGTCTTCCGGTGGGGGAGCGTGGAGCGCGGGGTGAGGGGGCTCCACGTCGGGACCGGGGCTTCTACCCGCGCTCCTCCGAGGGGTTCGACGGGGGCACGGGCGGCGGGCGAGCGCCGGGCGGATCGGTCGGTGACGGGGGCCCGGACCCGGCCGGAGGACCGGGGTCCCGGGGCGCGGGAGGGGTGGGCGGCCCGGGCGGCTCCTCCCACCAGGCCGGCTCGTCCGGCGGCTCGTTCGCCCGCAGCCGCGCCATGCGCCGGGTCATCCGCCGCCGCCGCCAGCGCCACAGCACGAGCAGCGTCACCCCGAGGCCCAGCCAGAGGGCCACGGACTGCGACAGCAGCAGCAACCACCCGTAGCGCCGCTTGAGCCACCGTACCCAGGCGGTCTCGAAGCGCCCCGGGGTGAAGCCGAACACGCTTCCGAGCGCGTCGTCGAAGCTCCCCCCCAACCTCCACCGCTCCAAGAAGATACGGACCCCTTCCTCACCTGCGGGCTGAGACAGCAGGTATTCGACCGCGGATGCCGAGAGGTCGTACGCCAGCCGGGCCCGGGCGCCCCCGTCCGGCCAGTCCAGGGTCAGCGAGTCCAGCGGGGGTGCGGTCCCCCGCGCCAGCGCCCACCGTAGCGCCCAGCCCGACCGGGCGTCCCATTCCCCTGCCGCCACCCGGGCGTAGCCCTCGTGGAACCAGCGCGGCACGCGCAGGTCCTCCAGCCACTGCGCCAGCCCGATGTGGGCCCACTCGTGCCGCAGGGTGGCCGCCCGATCGCCGAAGCGCGTGCGGTTGGACGCATAGACCGGCAGCAGGATGGCATCGCGATCGAGCAGCGCCACCGCGGCCGACCAGTCGGGCGCGGCCCCTCCCACCAGCGCCTGGAAGCGCTCCTCGGTGTCGGCCAGCCACAGCGTCACCCCGGAGGGCACGCCCTCCGGCAGGCCCAGCAGCGCGGGGGCGGTCTCGAGCCCCGTCTGGAGGTCCCGGGCGCGCGCTTCGAGCCCGTCCCAGTAGACCACGGTGACCCGGCGACCGGGCAGGGTGTCGGCGCCCGACAGCGGATCGACCGCCTGGGGCACGGAGACGTGCCCCCGATCG
This genomic window contains:
- a CDS encoding sigma-54 dependent transcriptional regulator, which encodes MPSRIFLVDDNTDALGVLKAKLEHVGHHVGIAGSAEEALSRIKEFDPAVVITDLHMPGMNGLQLLERVKSDMEDVDVIVATGHEDMSSAVLAMKAGAFDYLVKPVDLGEVESLVDRCLEAQRLNRAARRQQPEIPPPSFGENTVVGRDPRMIDIFKTIGVLARNRATVLIRGETGTGKEMIARAIHQNSSASREPFIAVNCTALSDTLLESELFGHVKGSFTGAVSSKRGYFELAGAGTIFLDEIGDTSPDFQTKLLRVLQERQFYPVGGEEPRFTEARVVAATHQPIEKLVEEGGFREDLYFRLKVVEIEVPPLRERPDDIALLAQALLAKIARDMGSDTRFISEPAMRRLRGHTWPGNVRELENVLTRAIVLARGHAIAEEHISLGIQVSTRGSRSDGPDSDTLDAVIAAHVADVLQRCGGNKSQAARTLSISRSRLARILRKFNLDDGSDEGDLGGLDDEDDDD
- a CDS encoding peptidase MA family metallohydrolase, encoding MTSLASLLLALATVGGAWTGADARGGRAVSAVAAGEASSSDRGHVSVPQAVDPLSGADTLPGRRVTVVYWDGLEARARDLQTGLETAPALLGLPEGVPSGVTLWLADTEERFQALVGGAAPDWSAAVALLDRDAILLPVYASNRTRFGDRAATLRHEWAHIGLAQWLEDLRVPRWFHEGYARVAAGEWDARSGWALRWALARGTAPPLDSLTLDWPDGGARARLAYDLSASAVEYLLSQPAGEEGVRIFLERWRLGGSFDDALGSVFGFTPGRFETAWVRWLKRRYGWLLLLSQSVALWLGLGVTLLVLWRWRRRRMTRRMARLRANEPPDEPAWWEEPPGPPTPPAPRDPGPPAGSGPPSPTDPPGARPPPVPPSNPSEERG